Genomic DNA from Mycolicibacterium helvum:
GGTCAATCCGCTGTTCTTCCCGGGCGGCAACATCGGTGATCTGGCCGTCAACGGCACGATCAACGACCTGGCGTGCAGCGGTGCGCAGCCGCTGGGACTGACGGCCGGCTTCATCATCGAAGAGGGCCTGGAGCTTGAGGTGTTGGGCGCCGTCGCACAGACCATGGGCAAGGCGGCCGCCGAGGCGGGGGTGAGCATTGTCACCGGCGACACCAAGGTCGTCGGAAAGGGCAGTGCGGACGGGCTTTTCATCAACACCGCCGGTGTCGGGGTGGTGCCCGATGGAGTGCGCATCGGACCTGAGCAAGCCCGTCCCGGCGACCATGTCATCGTGTCGGGCAACATCGGTGAACACGGCGTGGCCATCATGAGTGTGCGCGAGGGCATCGACTTCGGAACCACGGTGACCACCGACAGCGCACCGCTGCACCAACTGGTGGCTGCGATGCTGGCCGCCGTGACAGACCCCAATGTCGTGCACGTGCTGCGTGATCCGACTCGCGGCGGGCTGGTCGCATCGACCGTCGAGATCGCCCGCGCCGCGGGCGTCGGCGTCGAACTGGACGAGCACCTCATTCCGGTGCCCGACGCGGTGTCCTCGGCCTGCAGCTTCCTGGGGCTGGATCCCCTGCAGGTCGCCAATGAAGGCAAGCTGGTGGCCTTCGTCGATCCCGCGTTCAGTGCGGTAGTGCTGGAGGCGATGCGATCTCGACCCGAGGGGGCGGGTGCGGTCGTCATCGGCCGGGCGGTGGAGGAACACCCGGGCATGGTGGTCGGACGCACGGCGTTCGGCACCACTCGTGTGATCGAACGTGAACTCGGCGAACAGCTCCCGCGGATCTGCTGAGCTCCTGGCCCTCGCCGATGATGTGCGGGTGACCGGTGCCCACCGCCGCGGGTATATACGGCTACGGCGAGTCGGCCCAGAACGGCGGGCGTGCGCCGTGCTCGGCCGGGTGGGACTCGTTGGTCGTCGCCGTGGCCGACCACGCGGTGCCTTCGCAGATCAGATCGTGCGGTAGCGGAATCTGGTCGGGCAGCAGCGGTCCGCCGGGTAACGCGTCGACAAGAGCCTGCACGGGGAACGGCGGAGCCAAAGCCGCGGTATCGGGAATGGTGGTGAGCGCGGCCGGTATCGAAGGGGCGGGCACTGGCGCGGCGGGAGCGGCAACCACGGGGACCGGGGCGCCGAGCGGGACCGGAACCGGCGGCACCACAACGGGTACGGCGGCCGCCGGAACAGGGGCCGCTGGGGTGATCGCGGCATCGGTGATCGGGGCGGCCAATGGCACGGCGCCGGCATCCGGGATTGGTGCGGCGGCCACCGGTTCGGCGGCCGGTGCCGGCGCTGCGCTGGCCTCCGGAGTCAAGGAGAAGAGCTCTCCGGCCGGCATCGCGGGGGCCTCAGGCACGGCGGCCGCCGGCGCTGCCGGCGGCACAGCAGGTGTCGCGGCGGCTTCCACGGCCTGCGCTGCTTCTGAGATGGACGGGGTGGGCGAGATATCGGCCACCGGAACAACATCGGCGACGGGTACGACGGGTGCCGGCGCGGCCGCCTCGACAGGAGCAATAGGGGGGACCGGGGCGGCGGCGGGAGCCGCAACGGGTGCGGCGGGAGCCGCAACGGGCGCGGCGGCGGGGACCGGGGCGGCAGGTACGGCGGGCACCACCACCGGAGCGGGCGCGACCGGTACCGGCAGCGCCGCCACCGGGACGACAGGGACTGCAGCCGGCGCCAGGGCGCTGTCGGTGATCGGGGCGGCGGTCACCGGTACCGCCGCCGCGGGAGCCGCGACAGGAACCGGCGCAGCAGTGTCGGGCAGTGCTGCGCCGACGGCGGAGGCCGCGCTTCCCATCATGTCCGGCACCGCCGTCGGCGACGACGCGAATTGCTCGATGATGCTGCCGCAGGGCACACCCGGGCTCGGTTCGGCACCGGCGAGCGGACTGGAGATGCAGCTCAGCAAGATCATGGCAGCGCTGCCGACCGACACGGCCGCCGGGCGGTGGATGTTCGATGACACGCTTCCCCGTCCGTGACGATCTTGATATGCCGAACAAGACGGTATCGGTTTGCGCGGTCAAAACAAGATCGCGTCGATTCTTTTATGAAACCGATACGCGGTGGAGTCGATCCGGTGATCAGACTCTGAATCGGTTGTGCGGCAATATCTTCAGTACGGTCTTGCGTGCTCGGTGACCGCGGTGCGCAGCGATGGCTCGGGTGAGCGTCACGTCACGACGACGCCGCGAAGCGTGGTGTCGCGCACGCACAACAGTGACGCGCGGGTGCCCAGCTCATGCAGGATGTTCTCGGGGATCCAGCCGACGCCGATCACCGAACGCGCCAGCAGATCGTTCGACGGGCTGTCGACGCTGATCTCTCCGGACTTGATCCCTTCGGCGAGAAGGCTTTTCATCTGTCGAATTCGTTTGGTGAACAACCAGCCGGGGTTGGGCGTGTTCGGGGGAGACTGGCGCATCCAGGCCAGCTGAATCCGGAATTCGTCGGCGAAACGATCCAAAGCATTGGTGTTGATCCAGCCCAATGCGTCCAGTTTCTCGATGATCGTGGAGTCCGCCCGCAGCACTTCAGACCATCCCATGGCGACCTTCTCACCGAAGGACTGCATGATCGAGGCCAGCAGTTGATCTTTCGATCCGATCAAACGGTAGACGGTGCCGGTGCCCATTCCCGCCGCCGATGCGATGTCACGAACGGTCGTGACCTCGTAGCCCTTCTTGCCGAATTCTGTTCTGGCGACCGCCCGTACGTGGGCGGCCTTGTCATCAAGCTCAGCGTCCGCGTCGTCGGTCCACGACCGGACAACCGCGTCGGCGGCCAGGAAAGCCGCCGATCGATCCAACTGTTCGTCGCTGGGAGGGACGGTGGCGAGGCCTTCGAGAAGGATCTGGCACAGCAGGACTGCCGACTTGTCCGGCCCGGCGTTGCCGCGCATAACGTCGAGCCCGATTTGCAGCATTGTCTGCACGATCCGGTCGGCCAGCACAGCCAGGTCGACATCGGTTCGCAGGTATCCGCTCCACCGCGCCGCCCGCAGCGTCTCCAACATCGACTGGATCAATGCGGTCGGACGGCGCGCGGCCAGGGCGGTCAGTTCGTGATTGGAGCTTAGGCCTTCATAGAACGACATCTGCAAGGCGGCACGATGGGTGATCGCGCAATGCGCGATCGCCGTGGACAACTCGGCGATCTGATCGAAGGCGGGATGGAACTCGGGGTCGTTCAGCCTGGTCTGCGCCTCATTGGCAATGCGATCGAGATCCTCGTGGTAGCGCCGCAGCAGCTCGACGAGGATCGCTTCCTTCGAGTCGAAGTGATGGTAGAGGCTGCCGGGGAGAATGCCTGCCGCGTCGGCGATTTCCTGCAGGGAGGTGCGCAGACCTGAGGTGGCAATGGCCGCCGCGGCCGTCTGCAGAATCTCGGTTCGCCTGCTGCCGTCGTCGTAGGCATGGCCGGTGCGCGGTTTCGGCGTCATACCCGAACGCCCCACGACTCCTCCAACCGCTGAACCCTGGTACCCGGCTGACCCGATATTTGGCAGACGCTATCAGAAGCCTGGATGGCCAAGGGGCCCTTCACCTGCGAATGTCGGTCGTCAGCGATGGCTAATGGAAGAGCCGTTTGGTAAACGTCAGGTGTTGTCGGCGTTACTGCGCGGGAAGCCGCCGCCCTGGGGGAAGAGCGGGAAGACCACGTCGTCCAGCTTCTCGGCGTCGCCGGCGGTGCGGTTGACCGTTGCGCCCCAGATGTTTCCGTCCGGTGCCACTTGCAGCGCCCAGGCGTGGCCGTGGGTGTCCTGGCGCACCACCTCAGGCTCGCCGGTCACCGCGCCGGTTCCCTGCGCGAGTCGAACCGCCACGGTTTGCTTGGCATTGACCAGGTTCACCAGCACCGTGCCGTCCAGCGCAGCGCATCCCGCTACCCCGGGCTTGTCCGGCCATGTCCACACGGTGGTGGTCTTCGCGTCGGGTGAGATGCGTTGTAGGCGATCACCGGCGGCGCTGCGGTCGGTGATGTAGAGCGACTTGTCGGTGGGGTCGATGCACATGCCACCCGCGGGGCCCATCCCCGATAGTGCGGTGGTCGGCGGCGCCGGGTGCACGGTGGTGGGCTGCTCAAGGCGGATCACCTTGCCCGCCAACGACTTCGGATCTGCCGCCAGCGCAGGATTGCCGGCGTCACCGGTCTGGACGACCAGCGTTGTCGGGCTGGTGAAGATCAGCGAGCCGGAATTACCGGTGACGCCCTTGGGGATACCGGTCAGGATGGGCTTGGGGATGTCGCCGTCGGCCACCCGGATCACCTGGTTGTCGGTGGGCGTGCTGATGTAGGCGTACATCAGGCGGTCCTGTGAGTAGGTGGGGGACAGCACGATGTCCATCAGCCCGCCGTCGCCGCTCGGGTCGACCGGGATCACGGTGTGGATCTTCGGCTCGGCGCTGACGGACACGTCCTTCACGGCGCCGGTCGTCCGTTCGGCCACCAGGGCGGTCTTGCTGTCGGGACCCATGATCAGTCCGCTGGTGCTCTCCAGGCAGCCCTGCATGACGCCGGGCGCGGGGCAGGCCTTGGGGAACGGCTTGGGCGGCAACGGCGGCGGCGGTGGCGGGGTCGAGCTCGGTCCCGGCGCCAGCTGGGGGGCGGTGGTGTACGGCTGCGAGATGTCGTTGTTGAACTTCGCGCAACCTGCGGAGGACCCTGCCACGACCGTCGTTGCACAAAACACGGCCAGCACCCCACGGACCGACCGGCGTACCTGCATGCCCGCCAGGTTACGGATAGCGCGCCGATGTTCGCCACGACGGTCCATGCTCGGCGCAAAATCCAGGCAATATTGCCCGGTAGAAGCGCCGCTCAAATCCCCGATTTGCGGCGATCTGCACCTACTCTGACTTTCGTGACGAGTCAAGGCCCCGATCCGCATTGGCAGCGACCCGACGACTCCTCGGCTCGGCCGGCGTCGGCCCAGCTAGTCGACCCCGAAGACGATCTGCCCTCGGCCACCTACGGTGGCGATTTCGAGACCACGACGATTCCCCACTACGGCTCGGGACTGCCGGGCTCGGCGCCGTCGACGGGATACGGCTTGCTGCACGATCCTGAACCGTTGCCGTACGTACAGCCGCATATCGATCCGACTCCGTCGCAGGCCACTCCGATGGAGATCGAGCCCATCGACGCCGAGGAACGCGCGAAGGCCGCGGGTCGCAGGGGCACCCAGGATCTGGGTCTGCTGCTATTGCGGGTCGTCTTCGGTGCGATATTCATCGGTCACGGACTGCAGAAGGCGTTCGGCTGGTGGGGCGGCCAGGGCCTTGACGGTTTCAAGACCGCGCTGGCCGAGGCCGGATACCAGCATGCCGGCGTGCTGACCTATGTCGGTGCCGGCGCCCAGATCCTGGTCGGTGTCCTGCTGATACTCGGCCTGTTCACACCACTGGCCGCCGCCGGTGGAGTGGCCTACCTGGTGAACAGTCTGCTGACGATCGTCTCGGCCCAGCGCCAGGACGGCTATCTCGCGGTCTTCGGCCCCGACGGTATCGAATACCTGCTGGTGCTGATCGCGGCGGCCTCCGCGGTCATTCTGGTCGGCCCGGGCCGCTACGGATTCGACGGCGGACGAGGCTGGGCCCGTCGTCCGTTCATCGGCTCGTTCATCGCGCTGCTACTCGGTATCGGCGGCGGCATCGCGGCGTGGTTCTTCCTGCACGGGAACAACCCGCTGGCATAGCCGCCCATTCGTAGGGCCCGGTTACTCGTAAGGATTGGGCACCCGTCCGCCGCTGGCCGCGGACAGCAGCGGCAGCGTCGCGAACGTGACGGCGGGCAGCAGCACTTCCGAATCGTCGCGCAGTCGTGCCCGCGCCCACGAACTGCGGTCGAAACGCAGGCCGTCGACCTCGTCCCAGCTCACCGTGCGGCTGCTCAACAGGGTGCGCGCGGTCAGCGTCTCCAGGTCGGCCACCGTGCGGAACCGCACGATCGCGTACGAGGCCACGACGGGGAGCACCATGAACACCGCGCCCCAGGTGGGGAACATGGTGATCATCACCAACAGGCACAGAGCCAGGAACCCCGAGGCGAAATGCGCCATCGGCGACATGCGGATCACGACGGGCTTGGCGGTGGATGCATCAGGTGTGCGACGCGAGGACATGGCTGAATCATTCCACCACCAGCGAGGCGGACCGGGATTTGACGCTTGACCTGTACGGAGGCTACGGTCGCAGGTTATGAACGGCGGAATGCTCGTAGTAATTGGCCAGCGCGTTGGTGCCGCGCTTGCCCCGACCCGGGCATAGCCACACGCACCAGCGCGCAACCCTCGTACAGCCGCCGAAGCTGACGGGGGTTTTTTCTTGCCCGAAGAAATGAACAGGACCGAAAAGGACGACATTGTGAGCGCACCCACCACGCGACCGCCCGAGCCAACGGCGCACGCCGACGCCCCAGGCGCAGCACGCACCGCCGCCAAGAGCGGCCCGACCGCAGCCAAGCGCGTCGCCCCGCAGCAGCTCACGGGCGCCCAGGCAGTAGTCCGCTCGCTGGAGGAACTCGGCGTCGACACCATTTTCGGGATCCCGGGTGGGGCGGTGCTGCCGGTCTACGACCCGCTGTTCGATTCGCAGAAACTGCGTCACGTCCTGGTCCGCCACGAGCAGGGCGCCGGGCACGCGGCTAGCGGCTATGCCCACGCCACCGGCAAGGTCGGCGTGATGATGGCCACTTCGGGCCCCGGCGCCACCAACCTGGTGACCCCGCTGGCCGACGCGCAGATGGACTCCATCCCGGTGGTCGCCATCACCGGGCAGGTCGGTCGCGCTCTGATCGGCACCGATGCCTTCCAGGAAGCCGACATTTCCGGCATCACGATGCCGATCACCAAGCACAATTTCCTGGTGCGTAACGGCGACGACATCGCTCGGGTGATCGCCGAGGCGTTCCACATCGCATCCACCGGGCGTCCCGGGGCTGTCCTCGTTGACATCCCCAAGGACATCCTGCAGGGACAGTGCACCTTCGCGTGGCCGCCGCAGATCGACCTGCCCGGCTATAAACCCAACACCAAGCCGCACAGCCGTCAGATCCGGGAGGCCGCCAGGCTGATCGCCGCGGCGCGCAAGCCGGTGCTCTACGTCGGTGGCGGCGTGATCCGCGGTGATGCCACCGACGAGTTGCTGGATCTGGCCGAGCTGACCGGGATTCCGGTGGTCACCACGCTGATGGCGCGCGGCGCCTTCCCCGACAGCCACCCGCAGAACCTGGGTATGCCGGGCATGCATGGCACCGTCGCCGCCGTGGCTGCGCTGCAAAAGAGCGACCTGCTCATCGCACTGGGTGCGCGGTTCGACGACCGGGTGACTGGCAAGCTGGAGTCGTTTGCCCCTGAGGCCAAGGTGATCCACGTCGACATCGACCCGGCCGAGATCGGCAAGAACCGCAACGCCGACGTGCCGATCGTGGGTGACGTCAAGCTGGCGATCACGGAACTGACGGAGTCCCTGCGCAAGACGGTCGGAGGGCAGGACCCGGGAAGCCGGACGGGTACGCCGCGGGCGAACCAGGACAGCTGGTGGGAATACCTCTCGGGCATCCGGGCCACCTACCCGTTGAGCTACGACCCGCAGCACGACGGCAGCCTCAGCCCGGAGTACGTCATCTCCCAGCTGGGCAAGATCGCCGGGCCGGACGCCATCTACGTCGCCGGCGTGGGACAGCACCAGATGTGGGCCGCACAATTCGTCTCCTACGAAAAGCCGCGCACCTGGCTGAATTCCGGCGGTCTGGGCACCATGGGCTTCGCCGTCCCGGCGGCCATGGGCGCCAAGATGGCCCGGCCGGACGCCGAGGTGTGGGCGATCGACGGAGACGGCTGCTTCCAGATGACCAATCAGGAGCTGGCCACCTGCGCGGTCGAAGG
This window encodes:
- a CDS encoding TetR/AcrR family transcriptional regulator, with product MTPKPRTGHAYDDGSRRTEILQTAAAAIATSGLRTSLQEIADAAGILPGSLYHHFDSKEAILVELLRRYHEDLDRIANEAQTRLNDPEFHPAFDQIAELSTAIAHCAITHRAALQMSFYEGLSSNHELTALAARRPTALIQSMLETLRAARWSGYLRTDVDLAVLADRIVQTMLQIGLDVMRGNAGPDKSAVLLCQILLEGLATVPPSDEQLDRSAAFLAADAVVRSWTDDADAELDDKAAHVRAVARTEFGKKGYEVTTVRDIASAAGMGTGTVYRLIGSKDQLLASIMQSFGEKVAMGWSEVLRADSTIIEKLDALGWINTNALDRFADEFRIQLAWMRQSPPNTPNPGWLFTKRIRQMKSLLAEGIKSGEISVDSPSNDLLARSVIGVGWIPENILHELGTRASLLCVRDTTLRGVVVT
- a CDS encoding PH domain-containing protein, whose protein sequence is MSSRRTPDASTAKPVVIRMSPMAHFASGFLALCLLVMITMFPTWGAVFMVLPVVASYAIVRFRTVADLETLTARTLLSSRTVSWDEVDGLRFDRSSWARARLRDDSEVLLPAVTFATLPLLSAASGGRVPNPYE
- the hypE gene encoding hydrogenase expression/formation protein HypE; translated protein: MSDPVTIDPSDWVCPLPLRETKRILLGHGGGGILSEELIENLFLPAFGSGGGPARDSAVLTVAGGRIALTTDSYVVNPLFFPGGNIGDLAVNGTINDLACSGAQPLGLTAGFIIEEGLELEVLGAVAQTMGKAAAEAGVSIVTGDTKVVGKGSADGLFINTAGVGVVPDGVRIGPEQARPGDHVIVSGNIGEHGVAIMSVREGIDFGTTVTTDSAPLHQLVAAMLAAVTDPNVVHVLRDPTRGGLVASTVEIARAAGVGVELDEHLIPVPDAVSSACSFLGLDPLQVANEGKLVAFVDPAFSAVVLEAMRSRPEGAGAVVIGRAVEEHPGMVVGRTAFGTTRVIERELGEQLPRIC
- a CDS encoding PQQ-dependent sugar dehydrogenase; translation: MQVRRSVRGVLAVFCATTVVAGSSAGCAKFNNDISQPYTTAPQLAPGPSSTPPPPPPLPPKPFPKACPAPGVMQGCLESTSGLIMGPDSKTALVAERTTGAVKDVSVSAEPKIHTVIPVDPSGDGGLMDIVLSPTYSQDRLMYAYISTPTDNQVIRVADGDIPKPILTGIPKGVTGNSGSLIFTSPTTLVVQTGDAGNPALAADPKSLAGKVIRLEQPTTVHPAPPTTALSGMGPAGGMCIDPTDKSLYITDRSAAGDRLQRISPDAKTTTVWTWPDKPGVAGCAALDGTVLVNLVNAKQTVAVRLAQGTGAVTGEPEVVRQDTHGHAWALQVAPDGNIWGATVNRTAGDAEKLDDVVFPLFPQGGGFPRSNADNT
- a CDS encoding acetolactate synthase large subunit, which encodes MSAPTTRPPEPTAHADAPGAARTAAKSGPTAAKRVAPQQLTGAQAVVRSLEELGVDTIFGIPGGAVLPVYDPLFDSQKLRHVLVRHEQGAGHAASGYAHATGKVGVMMATSGPGATNLVTPLADAQMDSIPVVAITGQVGRALIGTDAFQEADISGITMPITKHNFLVRNGDDIARVIAEAFHIASTGRPGAVLVDIPKDILQGQCTFAWPPQIDLPGYKPNTKPHSRQIREAARLIAAARKPVLYVGGGVIRGDATDELLDLAELTGIPVVTTLMARGAFPDSHPQNLGMPGMHGTVAAVAALQKSDLLIALGARFDDRVTGKLESFAPEAKVIHVDIDPAEIGKNRNADVPIVGDVKLAITELTESLRKTVGGQDPGSRTGTPRANQDSWWEYLSGIRATYPLSYDPQHDGSLSPEYVISQLGKIAGPDAIYVAGVGQHQMWAAQFVSYEKPRTWLNSGGLGTMGFAVPAAMGAKMARPDAEVWAIDGDGCFQMTNQELATCAVEGVPIKVALINNGNLGMVRQWQTLFYEERYSQTDLATHSRRIPDFVKLAEAYGCVGLRCEREEDVIDVINQARAINDRPVVIDFIVGADAQVWPMVAAGCGNDEIMAARNIRPLFDDNDEGRA
- a CDS encoding DoxX family protein, with protein sequence MTSQGPDPHWQRPDDSSARPASAQLVDPEDDLPSATYGGDFETTTIPHYGSGLPGSAPSTGYGLLHDPEPLPYVQPHIDPTPSQATPMEIEPIDAEERAKAAGRRGTQDLGLLLLRVVFGAIFIGHGLQKAFGWWGGQGLDGFKTALAEAGYQHAGVLTYVGAGAQILVGVLLILGLFTPLAAAGGVAYLVNSLLTIVSAQRQDGYLAVFGPDGIEYLLVLIAAASAVILVGPGRYGFDGGRGWARRPFIGSFIALLLGIGGGIAAWFFLHGNNPLA